Proteins from a single region of Bombus vancouverensis nearcticus chromosome 5, iyBomVanc1_principal, whole genome shotgun sequence:
- the LOC117161432 gene encoding uncharacterized protein LOC117161432 — protein MNIKSVPAVFLILGLSLIIIGDAEAGWKFWKKKDATTTTTTVAPAVADPVQTKPNTLPGATPVTNKPTGSPTNVGSAVLGAGDPGLAIGVTSTGGKIKENARPSRPNPGTEVGLDFPAPKPGNPGVGGNTGKGYRDWAVDLTGAGEPGRQSPKLPSEGPALSSGGSKPNSVPGGTAQPQTPGAKPVASPGNAPSPRPQQQPQPQPQPRPQTPGSPTPGSKPAVAPGQPQPSPNQPAPGGNQVSSLFVTLKPGPTPAPSRPGSPGSLNAPGRPGSPNAPGSPGSFNAPGGPGSLNAPGSPGSPNAPGSPGSPGRTWADVAGGGSRSNSPTPAPRPGYPNQPNYPSQPGIGQSQPRPSTPTQPGRTGPSTGAIAGGALAGGALAGAAVAGAAAANKKTYSSNPTFSKGNTITDEDLEKLSEALFIKDNNNANRYITLNLQKQTSSSSTTDDAPQPLFTVNAEAYQGPTIQRVISIYDNYKPETNVNEHISPLQRQEESLLVDTFLSTNVMSYAMRFLADKGQIRKDYYEYKDTIRKIWFNLFSRGQGKIGSSGFEHVFMAELKSVPSGTEVVGLHNWIFYSKEESSGKANYAGYLNKVDLGDKASIIKIRTKYNGYDKPVTALFVGTSPELEMALYTVCFYARPEGNCPVSLGGTKFNIVTYKFKYRGNDLVGTAYPDI, from the exons ATGAATATCAAAAGTGTGCCCGCTGTTTTCTTAATACTTGGATTGTCTCTGATAATTATCG gCGACGCAGAAGCAGGATGGAAATTCTGGAAGAAGAAGGACGCAACCACGACCACCACAACTGTTGCTCCAGCAGTCGCAGATCCAGTACAAACAAAACCAAACACGCTACCAGGCGCAACACCTGTAACAAACAAACCTACAGGAAGTCCAACGAATGTTGGATCAGCTGTTCTTGGAGCGGGTGACCCTGGATTGGCGATTGGAGTCACTTCGACTggaggaaaaataaaagaaaatgctCGACCAAGCAGACCTAACCCAGGAACGGAAGTGGGTCTCGATTTCCCGGCACCGAAACCAGGAAACCCGGGAGTCGGTGGTAACACTGGTAAAGGATACAGAGACTGGGCTGTTGATCTTACTGGGGCTGGAGAGCCCGGAAGACAATCCCCGAAACTGCCTAGTGAAGGACCAGCATTAAGTTCTGGAG GTTCCAAACCGAACTCTGTACCTGGAGGCACGGCACAGCCACAAACACCag GCGCCAAGCCAGTAGCGAGTCCTGGAAACGCACCATCGCCACGGCCTCAACAACAACCTCAGCCTCAGCCTCAACCTCGTCCACAAACACCAG GATCACCTACACCGGGCTCTAAGCCAGCCGTTGCACCAGGACAACCTCAACCATCTCCGAATCAACCTGCACCTGGAGGCAATCAAGTATCTTCGTTGTTCGTAACGTTAAAACCAGGTCCAACGCCAGCACCATCTAGACCAGGAAGTCCTGGTTCTCTTAATGCACCAGGAAGACCTGGTTCTCCTAATGCACCGGGAAGTCCTGGTTCCTTTAATGCACCAGGAGGTCCTGGTTCTCTTAATGCACCAGGAAGTCCTGGTTCTCCTAATGCACCAGGAAGTCCTGGTTCCCCTGGAAGAACTTGGGCTGATGTTGCTGGTGGTGGCAGCAGATCTAACTCACCTACACCTGCTCCACGACCTGGATATCCAAATCAGCCAAATTATCCAAGCCAACCAGGTATAGGTCAATCTCAACCAAGACCATCGACACCGACTCAACCTGGAAGAACAGGGCCATCCACAGGAGCAATAGCAGGTGGTGCATTAGCAGGTGGTGCACTAGCAGGAGCAGCTGTAGCAGGAGCAGCAGCAGCAAATAAGAAAACCTATTCTAGTAATCCTACTTTTAGCAAAGGAAACACTATCACTGATGAAGACTTGGAGAAACTTTCCGAGGCTCTCTTCATTAAGGATAACAATAATGCGAACAGATATATCACGCTGAATCTACAGAAGCAAACAAGCAGTAGTAGCACAACAGATGACGCACCACAACC GCTGTTCACGGTAAACGCAGAAGCGTACCAAGGTCCCACGATTCAAAGAGTGATATCGATCTATGACAATTACAAACCGGAAACCAATGTAAATGAGCACATAAGCCCGTTGCAGAGACAAGAAGAGAGTCTCCTTGTAGACACGTTCCTCAGCACGAACGTGATGTCCTACGCTATGAGATTTTTAGCGGACAAAGGACAAATTCGCAAAGATTATTACGAATATAAAGACACGATAAGAAAAATATGGTTTAACTTGTTCTCTAGAGGACAAGGAAAAATTGGTAGCTCAGGTTTCGAGCATGTTTTCATGGCAGAACTTAAGAGTGTACCATCTGGTACCGAAGTAGTTGGTTTGCATAATTGGATCTTCTATAGCAAAGAGGAAAGCAGTGGAAAAGCAAATTATGCTGGATATTTGAACAAAGTTGACCTTGGAGAT AAAGCATCTATCATCAAAATAAGAACGAAATACAACGGGTACGATAAACCGGTAACGGCACTATTCGTGGGTACCTCGCCTGAACTGGAGATGGCGCTGTACACGGTGTGCTTTTACGCGAGACCAGAGGGAAATTGCCCGGTGTCTCTCGGAGGAACGAAGTTTAACATTGTCACCTATAAATTTAAGTACAGAGGAAACGATCTGGTAGGAACTGCTTATCCagatatataa
- the LOC117161398 gene encoding 2-oxoadipate dehydrogenase complex component E1: protein MHASLRTFCRTKHPRFQWADKHPVVRSINYRLKIYTRLYHSENGVYGYRPRPQRHFEVPNEYLEIRSKNSNFYRLISAYREYGHKQAEINPVASKKPVPLAELKLERFGLSLDDKVPFKGMLSMGKDEGTVEEALKFLNETYTGHIGVEFSYLETEEEREWFAETVEKSSREPVTDETRIGIATEMLKSQTFDQFLAIKFVNFKRYSGEGAESMMAFYYEFFKLCANDDLKYIVIGMAHRGRLNFLTGMLNFPPEKLFRQLRGYSEFPDNVNATGDVISHFVSSTNLDINRKSLHVTVLRNPSHLEAVNPVSMGKTRGMMQANKDGAYSEDANAQWSDKVLNIQVHGDAAYAAQGVDQECLALSAVPHFEIGGTVHLMINNQLGFTTPASRGRSSRYCTDLAKMISAPVIHVNGDDPEMVIRAARIAFKYQRKFRKDVFLDLNCFRRWGHNELDDPAFTNPVIYKIIHSRPSVPDRYLDKLVKNNVLPMEKAKNIIEDHKAKLNQGLNEADNYVPQPTYFAGLWSEIQQADASVTQWDTGVDLSLLRFIAEKSVHIDDDSIIHPKLLKNHVQSRLKKIASGEHLDWATAEALAIGTLLYQGYNVRISGQDIGRGTFSHRHAMLVDQSTGDIHIPLNSMVEGQTGKLELANSILSEEAVLGYEYGMSIAMPTTLTIWEAQFGDFFNGAQIIIDTFVTSGEAKWMLSSGLTILLPHGYDGAGPEHSSSRLERFLQLTDSNEDKPDGDNVNICVTNPTTPAQYFHLLRRQMVRNFRKPLIIMAPKILLRHIAATSPITDMQPQTRFKTVIGDEKVEESKVTKVILVSGKHYYALDNFRESTDQKNVAIIRVESLCPFPVQELLQEIDRYKYAKTFIWSQEEPQNMGAWNFVKSRFENLCGRLIKYSGRKPMAAAAVGAGKLHQQEAQVVTVKPFNMK from the exons ATGCACGCATCTCTTCGAACATTCTGTAGAACCAAACACCCACGTTTTCAATGGGCAGACAAGCATCCGGTTGTGAGGTCTATAAATTACCGATTAAAAATCTATACGCGACTCTATCACAGTGAAAATGGCGTCTATGGGTACAGACCAAGGCCACAAAGACACTTTGAAG TACCAAACGAATACCTGGAAATACGATCGAAAAACAGCAACTTCTATAGACTGATTAGCGCCTATAGAGAATATGGTCATAAACAGGCTGAGATAAATCCTGTTGCGTCAAAAAAACCAGTGCCATTGGCAGAGTTGAAACTAGAGAGATTCGGTTTAAGTTTGGATGATAAAGTTCCATTCAAAGGGATGTTATCAATGGGGAAAGATGAAGGAACAGTAGAAGAggctttaaaatttttaaacgagACATACACTGGCCATATAGGAGTAGAATTTAGCTACTTGGAG ACTGAGGAGGAAAGAGAATGGTTTGCAGAGACCGTAGAAAAAAGTTCAAGGGAACCCGTGACGGACGAAACGCGAATCGGCATCGCAACGGAAATGTTGAAGAGTCAAACTTTCGATCAATTTTTGGCCATCAAATTCGTGAACTTTAAGAGGTACAGTGGCGAGGGTGCTGAGAGCATGATGGCCTTCTactatgaattttttaaactatgtgcgaatg atgatttaaaatacATTGTAATTGGCATGGCCCATCGAGGTCGACTAAATTTTCTCACGGGAATGTTGAATTTTCCACCGGAAAAATTATTTCGACAGCTACGAGGATACTCTGAATTTCCGGATAACGTGAACGCAACTGGTGACGTGATCAGTCATTTTGTATCTTCCACAAACCTCGATATTAATCGGAAAAGCCTCCATGTTACGGTATTACGAAACCCTTCACATTTGGAAGCTGTAAATCCTGTTTCCATGGGAAAAACTCGAGGAATGATGCAAGCAAATAAAGACGGAGCATATAGTGAAGATGCGAACGCTCAATGGAGCGATAAAGTGTTAAATATTCAA GTTCACGGGGATGCAGCTTACGCTGCTCAAGGAGTTGACCAAGAATGTTTAGCATTATCCGCAGTTCCTCACTTTGAAATAGGTGGAACAGTTCACTTGATGATCAATAATCAATTAGGTTTCACAACTCCAGCTTCCAGAGGTAGATCGTCGAGATACTGCACGGATTTAGCCAAAATGATCTCCGCTCCGGTGATCCATGTAAATGGAGATGATCCTGAA ATGGTTATCCGAGCTGCTAGAATAGCGTTCAAGTATCAACGAAAATTTAGGAAGGACGTTTTCCTGGATCTGAATTGCTTCAGAAGATGGGGTCATAATGAACTAGACGATCCGGCTTTTACAAATCctgttatttataaaattatacatagcCGCCC ATCGGTACCAGATCGATATTTAGACAAACTAGTAAAGAACAATGTTCTTCCAATGGAAAAAGCCAAAAATATCATCGAAGATCACAAGGCCAAATTGAATCAAGGTTTGAATGAAGCGGATAATTATGTCCCACAACCTACCTATTTTGCAGGCTTGTGGAGCGAAATACAGCAGGCTGATGCGAGCGTGACACAGTGGGACACGGGAGTTGATTTAAGCCTATTGAGGTTCATTGCCGAAAAGAGCGTTCATATTGACGATGACTCG ATAATTCATCCCAAATTATTGAAAAACCATGTTCAATCTCGATTAAAAAAAATAGCGAGTGGTGAACATTTGGATTGGGCTACTGCCGAAGCTTTAGCAATTGGAACTTTATTGTATCAAGGGTATAATGTAAGAATAAGCGGGCAAGACATTGGTCGTggtaccttttcccatagacaTGCCATGCTTGTTGATCAATCCACTGGAG ATATACATATTCCACTAAATTCAATGGTCGAGGGACAAACAGGAAAATTAGAGTTAGCTAATAGTATTCTGTCTGAAGAAGCAGTCTTAGGATACGAGTATGGCATGAGTATAGCTATGCCAACTACCTTAACGATATGGGAGGCACAATTTGGAGATTTTTTTAATGGAGCACAGATCATAATCGATACTTTTGTAACCAGTGGTGAGGCAAAATGGATGCTAAGTAGCGGATTAACGATACTTCTACCACATGGTTACGACGGCGCTGGTCCTGAACACAGTTCCTCCAGACTTGAAAGGTTTTTACAACTTACGGACAGTAACGAAGATAAACCTGATGGTGATAATGTTAACATATGTGTGACAAATCCTACGACACCGGCTCAATACTTTCATCTATTAAGGAGACAA ATGGTAAGAAATTTTCGAAAACCTTTAATAATAATGGCTCCGAAAATATTGCTGCGCCATATCGCAGCAACCTCGCCAATAACAGATATGCAACCACAGACTAGATTTAAAACCGTTATTG GAGATGAAAAGGTAGAAGAATCAAAAGTGACTAAAGTGATCCTTGTGAGCGGTAAACACTATTATGCTCTTGATAACTTTAGAGAAAGCACAGATCAAAAGAATGTAGCAATTATTAGAGTCGAGAGTTTATGCCCTTTTCCAGTTCAAGAATTATTGCAAGAAATCGATAGATATAAATACGCCAAGA CTTTCATATGGAGTCAAGAAGAACCGCAAAATATGGGAGCATGGAATTTTGTCAAATCTCGATTCGAAAATTTATGTGGCAGACTA ATAAAATACAGCGGTCGTAAACCCATGGCTGCAGCAGCTGTAGGTGCGGGAAAGTTACATCAGCAGGAAGCTCAGGTAGTAACCGTGAAACCCTTTAATATGAAATGA
- the Sirt2 gene encoding sirtuin 2 isoform X1, translating into MMTRKKCVKMFPQIIFPLISRQRQLLGQQLWRKSVFMYFYCNEYNEFISLKKKSNEEATNSSSEQEEVEDSDMEKIRKYLAQKLKLFDSSDYDEQSQQKVLRELNIDGVVDYIKETENCKIITMAGAGISTSAGIPDFRSPSSGLYHNLEKYNLPHPQAIFELDFFMENPEPFFMLARELLPEGFKPTPSHYFIRLLWEKGLLLRHYTQNIDTLERMAGLPPEKLVEAHGTFHTGRCLKCRAPYTLPWMKEKIMEGVIPKCEECNEGVVKPDIVFFGEMLPERFHFLIDRDFAQADLLIIMGSSLVVQPFASLVDRVRPNCPRLLINKEKVGMQDRLSRLLGLRHGLIFDTRSSHGGRDVAWLGDCDTGCQLLAEKLGWGDELKDLIKKEHERLSAEHTNKD; encoded by the exons ATGATGACACGGAAAAAG TGTGTCAAAATGTTTCCGCAGATCATTTTTCCTTTAATTAGCCGTCAGCGGCAATTACTCGGCCAACAACTCTGGCGAAAATctgtatttatgtatttttattgcaACGAGTACAATGAATTTATTTCTTTAA AGAAGAAATCAAATGAGGAGGCTACAAACAGTTCTTCAGAACAAGAAGAGGTAGAAGATTCTGATATGGAAAAGATTCGGAAATATTTGGCACAAAAGTTAAAACTTTTTGATTCATCAGATTATGATGAACAGTCACAACAAAAAGTCCTCCGTGAACTTAATATAGATGGAGTGGTAGATTATATAAAAGAAACTGAAAACTGTAAAATTATTACTATGGCTGGAGCTGGTATCTCCACAT cTGCAGGAATTCCTGATTTTCGATCACCATCAAGTGGTCTTTATCACAATTTAGAGAAATATAATCTACCTCATCCTCAAGCTATTTTTGAGTTAGATTTCTTTATGGAAAATCCTGAACCATTCTTTATGCTTGCAAGAGAATTGTTACCTGAAGGTTTTAAACCTACACCATCCCATTATTTCATCCGTCTTTTATGGGAAAAAGGACTACTTTTGAGACACTACACccagaacatcgatacattagaAAGAATGGCTGGTTTACCTCCTGAAAAATTAGTAGAAGCTCATGGTACATTTCATACTGGTCGATGTCTTAAATGTAGAGCACCATACACTCTTCCATGGATGAAAG AAAAAATTATGGAAGGTGTTATACCAAAATGTGAAGAATGTAACGAAGGTGTAGTAAAACCTGATATAGTGTTTTTCGGGGAAATGTTACCCGAACGTTTCCATTTCCTTATCGATCGGGATTTTGCACAAGCAGATCTTTTGATAATTATGGGATCAAGTTTGGTAGTGCAGCCTTTTGCATCTTTAGTAGATAG GGTGCGACCCAATTGTCCGCGCCTACTTATCAATAAAGAAAAAGTAGGTATGCAAGATCGCTTATCGCGACTTTTAGGACTGCGACATGGCTTGATCTTTGATACACGAAGTTCTCATGGCGGTCGTGATGTTGCCTGGTTAGGTGATTGCGATACTGGCTGTCAATTATTAGCTGAAAAGTTGGGCTGGGGG gatGAATTAAAAGATCTTATAAAAAAAGAACATGAACGTTTAAGTGCAGAACATACCAATAAGGATTAA
- the Sirt2 gene encoding sirtuin 2 isoform X3 produces the protein MSGNMSEHNDDTEKEKKSNEEATNSSSEQEEVEDSDMEKIRKYLAQKLKLFDSSDYDEQSQQKVLRELNIDGVVDYIKETENCKIITMAGAGISTSAGIPDFRSPSSGLYHNLEKYNLPHPQAIFELDFFMENPEPFFMLARELLPEGFKPTPSHYFIRLLWEKGLLLRHYTQNIDTLERMAGLPPEKLVEAHGTFHTGRCLKCRAPYTLPWMKEKIMEGVIPKCEECNEGVVKPDIVFFGEMLPERFHFLIDRDFAQADLLIIMGSSLVVQPFASLVDRVRPNCPRLLINKEKVGMQDRLSRLLGLRHGLIFDTRSSHGGRDVAWLGDCDTGCQLLAEKLGWGDELKDLIKKEHERLSAEHTNKD, from the exons ATGTCCGGAAACATGTCCGAACACAATGATGACACGGAAAAAG AGAAGAAATCAAATGAGGAGGCTACAAACAGTTCTTCAGAACAAGAAGAGGTAGAAGATTCTGATATGGAAAAGATTCGGAAATATTTGGCACAAAAGTTAAAACTTTTTGATTCATCAGATTATGATGAACAGTCACAACAAAAAGTCCTCCGTGAACTTAATATAGATGGAGTGGTAGATTATATAAAAGAAACTGAAAACTGTAAAATTATTACTATGGCTGGAGCTGGTATCTCCACAT cTGCAGGAATTCCTGATTTTCGATCACCATCAAGTGGTCTTTATCACAATTTAGAGAAATATAATCTACCTCATCCTCAAGCTATTTTTGAGTTAGATTTCTTTATGGAAAATCCTGAACCATTCTTTATGCTTGCAAGAGAATTGTTACCTGAAGGTTTTAAACCTACACCATCCCATTATTTCATCCGTCTTTTATGGGAAAAAGGACTACTTTTGAGACACTACACccagaacatcgatacattagaAAGAATGGCTGGTTTACCTCCTGAAAAATTAGTAGAAGCTCATGGTACATTTCATACTGGTCGATGTCTTAAATGTAGAGCACCATACACTCTTCCATGGATGAAAG AAAAAATTATGGAAGGTGTTATACCAAAATGTGAAGAATGTAACGAAGGTGTAGTAAAACCTGATATAGTGTTTTTCGGGGAAATGTTACCCGAACGTTTCCATTTCCTTATCGATCGGGATTTTGCACAAGCAGATCTTTTGATAATTATGGGATCAAGTTTGGTAGTGCAGCCTTTTGCATCTTTAGTAGATAG GGTGCGACCCAATTGTCCGCGCCTACTTATCAATAAAGAAAAAGTAGGTATGCAAGATCGCTTATCGCGACTTTTAGGACTGCGACATGGCTTGATCTTTGATACACGAAGTTCTCATGGCGGTCGTGATGTTGCCTGGTTAGGTGATTGCGATACTGGCTGTCAATTATTAGCTGAAAAGTTGGGCTGGGGG gatGAATTAAAAGATCTTATAAAAAAAGAACATGAACGTTTAAGTGCAGAACATACCAATAAGGATTAA
- the Sirt2 gene encoding sirtuin 2 isoform X2 produces the protein MFPQIIFPLISRQRQLLGQQLWRKSVFMYFYCNEYNEFISLKKKSNEEATNSSSEQEEVEDSDMEKIRKYLAQKLKLFDSSDYDEQSQQKVLRELNIDGVVDYIKETENCKIITMAGAGISTSAGIPDFRSPSSGLYHNLEKYNLPHPQAIFELDFFMENPEPFFMLARELLPEGFKPTPSHYFIRLLWEKGLLLRHYTQNIDTLERMAGLPPEKLVEAHGTFHTGRCLKCRAPYTLPWMKEKIMEGVIPKCEECNEGVVKPDIVFFGEMLPERFHFLIDRDFAQADLLIIMGSSLVVQPFASLVDRVRPNCPRLLINKEKVGMQDRLSRLLGLRHGLIFDTRSSHGGRDVAWLGDCDTGCQLLAEKLGWGDELKDLIKKEHERLSAEHTNKD, from the exons ATGTTTCCGCAGATCATTTTTCCTTTAATTAGCCGTCAGCGGCAATTACTCGGCCAACAACTCTGGCGAAAATctgtatttatgtatttttattgcaACGAGTACAATGAATTTATTTCTTTAA AGAAGAAATCAAATGAGGAGGCTACAAACAGTTCTTCAGAACAAGAAGAGGTAGAAGATTCTGATATGGAAAAGATTCGGAAATATTTGGCACAAAAGTTAAAACTTTTTGATTCATCAGATTATGATGAACAGTCACAACAAAAAGTCCTCCGTGAACTTAATATAGATGGAGTGGTAGATTATATAAAAGAAACTGAAAACTGTAAAATTATTACTATGGCTGGAGCTGGTATCTCCACAT cTGCAGGAATTCCTGATTTTCGATCACCATCAAGTGGTCTTTATCACAATTTAGAGAAATATAATCTACCTCATCCTCAAGCTATTTTTGAGTTAGATTTCTTTATGGAAAATCCTGAACCATTCTTTATGCTTGCAAGAGAATTGTTACCTGAAGGTTTTAAACCTACACCATCCCATTATTTCATCCGTCTTTTATGGGAAAAAGGACTACTTTTGAGACACTACACccagaacatcgatacattagaAAGAATGGCTGGTTTACCTCCTGAAAAATTAGTAGAAGCTCATGGTACATTTCATACTGGTCGATGTCTTAAATGTAGAGCACCATACACTCTTCCATGGATGAAAG AAAAAATTATGGAAGGTGTTATACCAAAATGTGAAGAATGTAACGAAGGTGTAGTAAAACCTGATATAGTGTTTTTCGGGGAAATGTTACCCGAACGTTTCCATTTCCTTATCGATCGGGATTTTGCACAAGCAGATCTTTTGATAATTATGGGATCAAGTTTGGTAGTGCAGCCTTTTGCATCTTTAGTAGATAG GGTGCGACCCAATTGTCCGCGCCTACTTATCAATAAAGAAAAAGTAGGTATGCAAGATCGCTTATCGCGACTTTTAGGACTGCGACATGGCTTGATCTTTGATACACGAAGTTCTCATGGCGGTCGTGATGTTGCCTGGTTAGGTGATTGCGATACTGGCTGTCAATTATTAGCTGAAAAGTTGGGCTGGGGG gatGAATTAAAAGATCTTATAAAAAAAGAACATGAACGTTTAAGTGCAGAACATACCAATAAGGATTAA
- the Sirt2 gene encoding sirtuin 2 isoform X4, whose product MEKIRKYLAQKLKLFDSSDYDEQSQQKVLRELNIDGVVDYIKETENCKIITMAGAGISTSAGIPDFRSPSSGLYHNLEKYNLPHPQAIFELDFFMENPEPFFMLARELLPEGFKPTPSHYFIRLLWEKGLLLRHYTQNIDTLERMAGLPPEKLVEAHGTFHTGRCLKCRAPYTLPWMKEKIMEGVIPKCEECNEGVVKPDIVFFGEMLPERFHFLIDRDFAQADLLIIMGSSLVVQPFASLVDRVRPNCPRLLINKEKVGMQDRLSRLLGLRHGLIFDTRSSHGGRDVAWLGDCDTGCQLLAEKLGWGDELKDLIKKEHERLSAEHTNKD is encoded by the exons ATGGAAAAGATTCGGAAATATTTGGCACAAAAGTTAAAACTTTTTGATTCATCAGATTATGATGAACAGTCACAACAAAAAGTCCTCCGTGAACTTAATATAGATGGAGTGGTAGATTATATAAAAGAAACTGAAAACTGTAAAATTATTACTATGGCTGGAGCTGGTATCTCCACAT cTGCAGGAATTCCTGATTTTCGATCACCATCAAGTGGTCTTTATCACAATTTAGAGAAATATAATCTACCTCATCCTCAAGCTATTTTTGAGTTAGATTTCTTTATGGAAAATCCTGAACCATTCTTTATGCTTGCAAGAGAATTGTTACCTGAAGGTTTTAAACCTACACCATCCCATTATTTCATCCGTCTTTTATGGGAAAAAGGACTACTTTTGAGACACTACACccagaacatcgatacattagaAAGAATGGCTGGTTTACCTCCTGAAAAATTAGTAGAAGCTCATGGTACATTTCATACTGGTCGATGTCTTAAATGTAGAGCACCATACACTCTTCCATGGATGAAAG AAAAAATTATGGAAGGTGTTATACCAAAATGTGAAGAATGTAACGAAGGTGTAGTAAAACCTGATATAGTGTTTTTCGGGGAAATGTTACCCGAACGTTTCCATTTCCTTATCGATCGGGATTTTGCACAAGCAGATCTTTTGATAATTATGGGATCAAGTTTGGTAGTGCAGCCTTTTGCATCTTTAGTAGATAG GGTGCGACCCAATTGTCCGCGCCTACTTATCAATAAAGAAAAAGTAGGTATGCAAGATCGCTTATCGCGACTTTTAGGACTGCGACATGGCTTGATCTTTGATACACGAAGTTCTCATGGCGGTCGTGATGTTGCCTGGTTAGGTGATTGCGATACTGGCTGTCAATTATTAGCTGAAAAGTTGGGCTGGGGG gatGAATTAAAAGATCTTATAAAAAAAGAACATGAACGTTTAAGTGCAGAACATACCAATAAGGATTAA
- the Hacd1 gene encoding 3-hydroxyacyl-CoA dehydratase 1 isoform X2: MFNNLILIENWSYILYKFVVNDFSSTTEANLWQNVKWPVVIFQHAALLEIIHAATGLVKSNPVLTTFQVFSRIIVVSGVLLATPNNYAASSHGLPLAILAWSITEIIRYLFYYMNLNEFVPYFLTWLRYTLFIVLYPIGVTGELLCIYSAVNYANSHPEFWSYKLPNSWNFIFSYYFILITIMLSYIPLFPQLYLHMFAQRRKIIGGETSKKAN, from the exons ATGTTCAACAATCTAATCTTAATTGAAAA TTGGAGTTATATACTTTATAAATTTGTAGTGAATGATTTTTCTTCTACGACAGAAGCAAATTTGTGGCAGAATGTTAAATGGCCTGTTGTTATTTTTCAACATGCTGCTCTTTTAGAA ATAATCCATGCTGCAACTGGTTTAGTTAAATCAAACCCTGTACTTACAACTTTTCAAGTGTTTAGTCGTATTATAGTAGTGAGTGGTGTATTGTTGGCAACTCCAAATAATTATGCGGCGTCATCTCATGGTCTTCCATTAGCCATCTTAGCATGGTCAATAACGGAAATAATTCGATATTTGTTTTACTATATGAATCTCAATGAATTTGTTCCTTATTTTCTCACATGGCTGAG GTATACGTTATTTATTGTATTGTACCCAATAGGTGTAACTGGAGAATTATTATGCATATATTCAGCTGTAAATTATGCAAACTCTCATCCAGAATTCTGGAGTTACAAACTTCCTAACTCATGGAATTTCATATTTAGTTATTATTTCATTCTTATAACTATTATGCTATCATATATTCCTC TTTTCCCACAATTATATTTGCATATGTTTGCTCAAAGACGTAAAATTATAGGAGGTGAAACATCCAAGAAAGCGAATTAA
- the Hacd1 gene encoding 3-hydroxyacyl-CoA dehydratase 1 isoform X1 encodes MKSKKTNNVGLLYLKTYNLLQVFGWSYILYKFVVNDFSSTTEANLWQNVKWPVVIFQHAALLEIIHAATGLVKSNPVLTTFQVFSRIIVVSGVLLATPNNYAASSHGLPLAILAWSITEIIRYLFYYMNLNEFVPYFLTWLRYTLFIVLYPIGVTGELLCIYSAVNYANSHPEFWSYKLPNSWNFIFSYYFILITIMLSYIPLFPQLYLHMFAQRRKIIGGETSKKAN; translated from the exons atgaaatcgAAGAAAACAAATAACGTCGGATTATTGTATTTAAAGACTTATAATTTGCTACAAGTATTTGG TTGGAGTTATATACTTTATAAATTTGTAGTGAATGATTTTTCTTCTACGACAGAAGCAAATTTGTGGCAGAATGTTAAATGGCCTGTTGTTATTTTTCAACATGCTGCTCTTTTAGAA ATAATCCATGCTGCAACTGGTTTAGTTAAATCAAACCCTGTACTTACAACTTTTCAAGTGTTTAGTCGTATTATAGTAGTGAGTGGTGTATTGTTGGCAACTCCAAATAATTATGCGGCGTCATCTCATGGTCTTCCATTAGCCATCTTAGCATGGTCAATAACGGAAATAATTCGATATTTGTTTTACTATATGAATCTCAATGAATTTGTTCCTTATTTTCTCACATGGCTGAG GTATACGTTATTTATTGTATTGTACCCAATAGGTGTAACTGGAGAATTATTATGCATATATTCAGCTGTAAATTATGCAAACTCTCATCCAGAATTCTGGAGTTACAAACTTCCTAACTCATGGAATTTCATATTTAGTTATTATTTCATTCTTATAACTATTATGCTATCATATATTCCTC TTTTCCCACAATTATATTTGCATATGTTTGCTCAAAGACGTAAAATTATAGGAGGTGAAACATCCAAGAAAGCGAATTAA